TCCTTCTATATTACCTAAATGGCGTGGACCTGCACCTATACAACGAGCAATATTAAATGGAGATAGAAAAACTGGAGTAAGTATTATCTCTATAAATCAAAAATTTGATTCAGGAAACATTTTAAATATAAAAACATGTAAAATATACAAAAATGATACATTTTTAAGCTTATCTAAAAAATTGTGCAATATCGGTATTAAATCTATGTTTATTTCTTTAATTAACATTTTTAAAAGAAAAAAAACATTAAAACAAAAAACAGATAAAACAAAATATTTTTATGCACATAAAATTTCTAGACATGAAACAAAAATCAATTGGAATAATACTGCAAAATATTTAGAAAGATCTATAAGAGCATTCTATCCAAGCCCAGGAAGTTATTTTTTTTTTAAAAAAAAAAGAATAAAAGTGTTTCAATCTGAAGTTTTTATAAATAGCAAAGAATATTCATGTGGAAAAATAATAAAAATTTTAAAAGATGGAATATATATAAGTACAAAAAAAAATTGTTTAATAATAAAAAAAATACAATTCGAAGGGAAAAAAATGATAAATTCTATAGATATATATAATGGATATAAAAATTTTTTTCAAATCGGAGAAACTATTTTATAAAAAGAAATTAAAATAGTTTCTATAAATAATAATTGTATATCAAAACTACTATTTTATAACATTTAAAAAAAAAATTACATATTATTTATTTTTTAAAAATTTTTTTTTATTTCTATCTACTAATTCTATGTATGACATTAAAGAACAATCTCCTTTTCTAAAACCGCATTTTAAAATTCTTGTATATCCCCCTGGTCTATTTAAAAAAAAAGGAGATATATCTGAAAACAGTTTTTTTACTAATACCATATCTCTTATTCTAGAAAAAATTGTCCTTCTATTATGCAAGGAATCAATTTTTGCTATTGTAATTATTTTTTCTGAAAACCTTCTTAGCTCTTTAGCCTTCGATAAAGTAGTTTTAATTCTTTCATATTTAAATAAAGAACATATCATATTTCTCATCATAGACTTAAAATGACTTCTTGTGCGATTAAACTTCTTGCCAGACTTTTTATGTCTCATAAAAAAATCTCCAAAAAAAAATTTAAAAATTTATAAAAAACACATGTTTTTATTCTAACAAATCTTTAGGAGGCCAATTTTTCAACTGTGTTCCTAAAAATAAATTTCTTGCAGCTAAAATATCTTTTATTTCAGTAAGAGATTTTTTTCCTAAATTTGGAGTTTTTAGCAATTCTACTTCTGTTTTTTGTATCAAATCACCAATATAATGAATAGATTCTGCTTTTAAACAATTAGCAGATCTAACAGTCAATTCTAAATCGTCTACAGGTCTTAACAAAGCTGGATCAAATTTAGGTTTTTCTTCTATTATTTTATCTTTCTTTAAATCTCTTAAATATATAAAAGATTCTAATTGTTCAGATAAGATGGTAGATGCATATCTTATAGCACTTTCTGGATCAATTGTTCCATTAGTTTCTATAAAAATTACTAACTTGTCTAAATCAGTTCTTTGTTGTACTCTAGCTGACTCTACATTATAAGAGATATGATTAATTGGGCTATACCAGGCATCTAATAACAATCTTCCTATAGCACAATCTTTACTCTTTTCATTAGTATTTACTCTAGACGAAGCAGGAGAGTATCCTATTCCTTTCTCTACTTTAATTCTCATACTAATGTCAGACTTTTTTGTAGTTAAACTACAAATAAAATGATTTAATTTAGTAATCTCAACGTCTCCATTATGAGAAATATCAGAAGCTAAAACAGAACCCTCTCCTTTCTTTTCTAGTTTCATAATAGCCATATCTTTACTGTGAATTTTTATAGGAAGTTCTTTTAAATTTAATAAAATGTCTATTATATCTTCTTTAACGTCATCTTTAATACTGTATTCATGTAATATTCCATCTATAAAAACTTCTGTTACAGCACATCCAGGAATTGAAGATAATAATATTCTTCTTAAAGCATTTCCTAAAGTATGCCCAAAACCTCTTTCTAGAGGCTCTAAAACAATTTTAGACTTATTTGTACCAATTTTTTTTATATCGACTAATTTCGGTTTTAAGAGAGTAGAGATAAAACTATGGTACATAGACACCTCCATTTTGTTAAATTAATACTATTTGGAGTAAAATTCAACTATAAGATGTTCATTTATATCTGAAGACAAATCGCTTCTTTCAGGAATTTGTTTAAAAATACCTTTCATTTCAGCAACGTCAACATCTATCCACAAGAACTTTTCATATTGCTTAGAAATTTCTAAAGATGCTTTTATTCTAGATTGTGATTTACAAGAACTTTTTATGTTTATTACATCATTTATATTTACTTGCAATGATGGAATGTTTACTATTTTTCCATTTACTAATATAGATTTGTGATTTACTAATTGTCTAGATTCTAATCTAGTACTTCCAAATCCCATTCTATATACTACATTGTCTAATCTTCTCTCTAAGAATTTTAACAAATTTTCTCCAGTATGACCTTTCATATTTGAAGCTTTTTTATAATAATTTCTAAATTGTTTTTCCAAAATTCCGTACAATCTTTTTACTTTTTGTTTTTCTCTAAATTGAACACCATAATCTGATATTCTAGTCTTTTTAGCTCCATGTTGACCTGGAAGATTAGAAATTTTACATTTAGTTTCTATAGGTCTTAACCCTGACTTTAAAAACAAATCTACTCCTTCTCTTCTACTTAATTTCAACTTCGGCCCTAAATATTTTGCCATTTTAAATTATTCCTTACAATATAATTTTTATACTCTTCTTTTTTTTGGAGGTCTGCAACCGTTATGAGGTATTGGTGTAACGTCAGTAATGTTAGTTATTTTAAAACCAATTGCATTTAAAGATCTTATTGCTGACTCTCTTCCTGGACCTGGTCCTTTAACCATTACTTCTAAGTTCTTAATGTTATAAGATTTAACTGTTTCCGCGCATTTTTCTGCAGCAATTTGTGCTGCAAATGGAGTCGACTTTCTTGAACCTCTAAAACCCGACCCGCCGGAAGTTGCCCAACCTAATGTATTTCCCTTTTTATCTGTTATAGTTACAATTGTATTATTAAAAGAAGCATGAATATGTACAATACCATCTGTTATATGCTTTCTTTTCACGCTTTTTTTAGATTTAGATATAGTTTTTTTCATTTTAATATTTTTTATTTAACCATAAAATTATTTTTTTAATATTTTTCTAGGACCTTTTCTAGTTCTAGCATTTGTTTTAGTTCTTTGCCCTCTTACAGGCAAACCTCTTCTATGTCTTAATCCTCTATAACAACCTAAGTCCATGAGTCTTTTGATAGATAATTTTTTTTCTCTTCGTAAATCTCCTTCTACAATAAACTTAGAAACTTCTTCTCTTAATATCTCTAGTTTTTTATCATCTAAAGATCCTATTTTTAATAAATGCGAAATATTTAAATTTTTACAAATATAATTAGCTCTAGATTTTCCAATACCATATACCATACTCAAAGCTATATTAACGTGTTTTTTTTCATCTATATTAATACCTTGAATACGAATCATATTTTCTAAAACTCCTAAATTTTTATTAAACTATATTATCCTTGCCTTTGCTTATGTTTTTTGTCATTACTACAAGTGACTAATACTACACTTTTTCTTCTAACTATTTTGCAAAATTTGCATAATTTTTTTACAGAAGTTCTCACTTTCATATTTTTATAAACTCACTATATTAACTTAACTATATTAAAATCTTCTATTAGATCTATGTAAATTTTTATAATACATGTTTGAAACAACAATATTTTGTATTTGACTAATACAATCTATAATAACTACTACAACTATTAATAAAGAAGTTCCACCAAAATAAAAACTAGAACTCCAGAAGTGACTTACAAATTCAGGTATCATACAAACAAAGGATATATATAAAGATCCTATGAAAGTTAATTTAGTAACAATTGTTTTTATATATTTGGCAGTATGATTTCCAGGTCTAATACCACTAATAAAAGCTCCAGATTTTTTTAAATTTTCTGAAGTATCCGTAGAATTAAAAGTTAAATTTGTATAAAAAAAACAAAAAAATATTATTAAAAATATATAACTAAATGTATGAAAAAAACTATTTGGATGCAAGCATTTTAGTAAGACAATTAAAAAATTATTACTATAAAAGTTTACTAACCAAGAAATAATTGTATATGGCAACAACACTATACTAGATGCGAATATTGCTGGTATAACACCTACTATATTTACCTTTAATGGTAAATAACTGTTTCTAGAAACAGATATTTTTTTTATTTGATTAATATTCGCATATTGAACGTTTATTTTATAAAAACTTCTTTCTATAAATGTAACAAAAAAAATTACAGAAAATACAAAAAAAATGAGTAAAGCAAATGTAGAATAATTAATATTACCTAACTTTACTTTTTTTATAATACTTACAATAGAATTAGGAATGCCAGAAATTATTCCTAAAAATATTATTAAAGACACTCCATTTCCAATACCATATTTTGTAATTAATTCGCCTAACCATATCAAAAACATTGTTCCTGTAACTAAACTTAAGGAACATAAAATATAAAATCTCATTCCTGGATTCATAACTAAGTCTTTAAATATATAAATTTTAGGAAGGCTAAAAGATATACAAACAGATTGAATCACAGAAATTATAAAAGATAGATACTTAATATATCTGTTTATTTTTTTCTTACCTTCTTCACCGCTTTTTTTTATATTCTTGAAACGTCTATTTACTAAAGTAAGACACTGAACTATAATAGAGGCAGATATATAAGGCATTATACCTAAAGAAAATATAGATGCCGTTTTTATAGCACCACCAGAAAAAATATTTATCATATTCAATACATTGCCATAATTGTGATGTATTATTTCAGACAATATTTCAATATTTATTCCAGGTACAGTTATTAAAGATCCAATTCTAAATATTACTATTGCAAAGATGACAAAAAAGATTCTACTTTTTAATTCGTTGTTATTAACATTAACATTGTTATTTAAATTATTAATATTTACTTTATTTTTTTTTAACATAATATATATTATTTAATATTTTATTTCGCCACCCATTTTTATTATCATGTTAGATAATTTCTTAGTAACTTGTATACCATGTAATGTTATAGTGTTCTTAATTTTACCTTTACCTATTATCTTAACGCTTTTTATATTTTTTTTAACAATTTTATTAGTTTTCAATAAATTTAGATTTAAAAATTCATATTTTTTTAATAGATTACTAATTTTATTAAATTTTATTTCTTTAAAAAAAATTTTTTTTCTTGAAGTAAAACCAAATTTAGGAGATCTTCTATATATTGGAGTTTGACCACCTTCAAATCCTCTTCTTATTGAAGAACCTTTTCTAGACTTTTGACCCTTATGACCTCTACCAGAAGTTTTTCCAAGACCAGACCCAATACCCCTTCCACATCTCTTTTTTCTTTTAGATCTTTTTCCTACTAGCAAAACACTTTTTAATAACATAAAAAATTATGATTCCTCTATTCTTAAAATATAACTTATTTTATTTATCATGCCCATAATAGAGCTATTTATTTCAAGTTTTTTAAAACTACCTATTCCCTTTAATCCTAAACCTAATAAAGTTAATTTATGTTTAGGCAATATACCTATTGAACTCTTTATTTGTATAATTTTTACGAACCTTTTTTTCATGCTGTATAATTTACCTATGTAAAATCATTAATATTTTTGTTTCTTTTTTTTGCTACTACATTTGGAGATTGAATACTTTTCAATCCGTTTATAGTAGCTCTTACTACATTTATAGGATTAGTAGAACCATAAGTTTTGGCGAATACATTAAAAACCCCAGAAACTTCAAAAACAGCTCTCATAGCACCTCCCGCAATTATACCTGTGCCATCTAAAGCTGGTTTCATAAAAATTGTAGATCCAGTAAAACTTCTTTTTATTGCATATTGTAAAGTATTATTTTTTAAAAAAAATGTTATCATATTTTTTCTAGCTCTTTCCATAGCTTTCTGTATAGCAAAAGGAACTTCTTTAGCCTTCCCATATCCAAATCCTACTTTACCATTTCTATTTCCAACCACAGTTAAAGCTGTAAAAGAAAATACTCTTCCACCTTTTACAGTTTTAGATACTCTGTTTACTGCAATAAGCTTTTCCTGAAGCTCGTTAGATTTTTTGTTATCTATATTTTTCATTTAAACTATCATCCTATTAAAATCTCAAACCATGTTTTCTAGCAGAATCAGCTAGTTCTTTTATTCTACCATGATATTTAAATCCTGATCTATCAAAAGAAACATTCTTTATACCCTTTTTTAAAGCTCTTATTGCTATTTCTTTTCCAACTAATGTAGATGAAACTTTATTTCCTGTATAAAGTAATTTACTTCTAATATTTTTTTCTAAAGTAGAAGCAGATACTATAACAAAATTATCTACAGAAATTACTTGAGCATACATATTTCTAGAAGTTCTATGAACAACTAATCTAATACTTTGTAGCCTCTTGAAATTATTTCTACTTTTTGAATATCTTCTCATCCTAGCTAGTTTTTTTTTAAAAACACTCATATTATTTTTTCTTAGTCTCCTTTCTAATAACTGTTTCATCTTTATAACAAATACCTTTGCCTTTATAAGGCTCAGGAGATCTATATGCACGTAAGTTTGCAGCTGCCTGGAAGACTAATTGTTTATTTATTCCACTCAAAACTATTTTTGTCAATGAATCGCAAACCGCATCAACTCCATCTGGCAAGCAATGTTCTATTTTATGTGAAAATCCTAAATATAAACTTAAAATATTTTTGTTTAAAGACACTCTATACCCTACTCCAGATAATAAAAGTGTTTTAAAAAACTTATTTTGCACGCCATATATCATAGAATTAACTAAAGATCTACAAGTACCTGCATGCATCCAGGACCTATAGTAATTGCTATTACCACAAAAAGTTAATAAATTTTTTTCATATTTCACAGTTACAAACTTACTTATTATATGTTCTAAACTGCCATATGTTCCCTTTATAAAAATCTTATTAGATTTAAGTTTAATATATACATTATCAGGAATAAAAATTGGTTTTTTAGCTATTCTAGACATATTATCCCCATATAATTTAATTTATTGAAAAAAAATATTTAAACAAACTAATATACTGTACATAATATTTCTCCACCAATCCCTAATTTTCTAGCATCAAAATCAGTTATAACCCCTCTTGATGTTGATATTATAGAAATTCCTAAACCAGAAATAACTTTTTGTATATTTTTTTTATTTTTATATATTCTTAAACTAGGTTTGCTTATTTTTTTAATATTTTCTATAACTGGTTTCCCATTAAAATATTTTAA
This region of Buchnera aphidicola (Chaitoregma tattakana) genomic DNA includes:
- the fmt gene encoding methionyl-tRNA formyltransferase produces the protein MQTKVNKQLKIVFAGTTDFAEKYLSALVKSKHKIVYVMTKKISIKNKYISKLINNCLKNSIPMILEKNLNNNKIVKKIQKKKPDIMIIVAYGIKIPQNIIKIFPMKALNIHPSILPKWRGPAPIQRAILNGDRKTGVSIISINQKFDSGNILNIKTCKIYKNDTFLSLSKKLCNIGIKSMFISLINIFKRKKTLKQKTDKTKYFYAHKISRHETKINWNNTAKYLERSIRAFYPSPGSYFFFKKKRIKVFQSEVFINSKEYSCGKIIKILKDGIYISTKKNCLIIKKIQFEGKKMINSIDIYNGYKNFFQIGETIL
- the rplQ gene encoding 50S ribosomal protein L17, producing MRHKKSGKKFNRTRSHFKSMMRNMICSLFKYERIKTTLSKAKELRRFSEKIITIAKIDSLHNRRTIFSRIRDMVLVKKLFSDISPFFLNRPGGYTRILKCGFRKGDCSLMSYIELVDRNKKKFLKNK
- a CDS encoding DNA-directed RNA polymerase subunit alpha — encoded protein: MYHSFISTLLKPKLVDIKKIGTNKSKIVLEPLERGFGHTLGNALRRILLSSIPGCAVTEVFIDGILHEYSIKDDVKEDIIDILLNLKELPIKIHSKDMAIMKLEKKGEGSVLASDISHNGDVEITKLNHFICSLTTKKSDISMRIKVEKGIGYSPASSRVNTNEKSKDCAIGRLLLDAWYSPINHISYNVESARVQQRTDLDKLVIFIETNGTIDPESAIRYASTILSEQLESFIYLRDLKKDKIIEEKPKFDPALLRPVDDLELTVRSANCLKAESIHYIGDLIQKTEVELLKTPNLGKKSLTEIKDILAARNLFLGTQLKNWPPKDLLE
- the rpsD gene encoding 30S ribosomal protein S4, giving the protein MAKYLGPKLKLSRREGVDLFLKSGLRPIETKCKISNLPGQHGAKKTRISDYGVQFREKQKVKRLYGILEKQFRNYYKKASNMKGHTGENLLKFLERRLDNVVYRMGFGSTRLESRQLVNHKSILVNGKIVNIPSLQVNINDVINIKSSCKSQSRIKASLEISKQYEKFLWIDVDVAEMKGIFKQIPERSDLSSDINEHLIVEFYSK
- the rpsK gene encoding 30S ribosomal protein S11, which gives rise to MKKTISKSKKSVKRKHITDGIVHIHASFNNTIVTITDKKGNTLGWATSGGSGFRGSRKSTPFAAQIAAEKCAETVKSYNIKNLEVMVKGPGPGRESAIRSLNAIGFKITNITDVTPIPHNGCRPPKKRRV
- the rpsM gene encoding 30S ribosomal protein S13 translates to MIRIQGINIDEKKHVNIALSMVYGIGKSRANYICKNLNISHLLKIGSLDDKKLEILREEVSKFIVEGDLRREKKLSIKRLMDLGCYRGLRHRRGLPVRGQRTKTNARTRKGPRKILKK
- the rpmJ gene encoding 50S ribosomal protein L36; this translates as MKVRTSVKKLCKFCKIVRRKSVVLVTCSNDKKHKQRQG
- the secY gene encoding preprotein translocase subunit SecY; translated protein: MLKKNKVNINNLNNNVNVNNNELKSRIFFVIFAIVIFRIGSLITVPGINIEILSEIIHHNYGNVLNMINIFSGGAIKTASIFSLGIMPYISASIIVQCLTLVNRRFKNIKKSGEEGKKKINRYIKYLSFIISVIQSVCISFSLPKIYIFKDLVMNPGMRFYILCSLSLVTGTMFLIWLGELITKYGIGNGVSLIIFLGIISGIPNSIVSIIKKVKLGNINYSTFALLIFFVFSVIFFVTFIERSFYKINVQYANINQIKKISVSRNSYLPLKVNIVGVIPAIFASSIVLLPYTIISWLVNFYSNNFLIVLLKCLHPNSFFHTFSYIFLIIFFCFFYTNLTFNSTDTSENLKKSGAFISGIRPGNHTAKYIKTIVTKLTFIGSLYISFVCMIPEFVSHFWSSSFYFGGTSLLIVVVVIIDCISQIQNIVVSNMYYKNLHRSNRRF
- the rplO gene encoding 50S ribosomal protein L15, translating into MLLKSVLLVGKRSKRKKRCGRGIGSGLGKTSGRGHKGQKSRKGSSIRRGFEGGQTPIYRRSPKFGFTSRKKIFFKEIKFNKISNLLKKYEFLNLNLLKTNKIVKKNIKSVKIIGKGKIKNTITLHGIQVTKKLSNMIIKMGGEIKY
- the rpmD gene encoding 50S ribosomal protein L30 yields the protein MKKRFVKIIQIKSSIGILPKHKLTLLGLGLKGIGSFKKLEINSSIMGMINKISYILRIEES
- the rpsE gene encoding 30S ribosomal protein S5 produces the protein MKNIDNKKSNELQEKLIAVNRVSKTVKGGRVFSFTALTVVGNRNGKVGFGYGKAKEVPFAIQKAMERARKNMITFFLKNNTLQYAIKRSFTGSTIFMKPALDGTGIIAGGAMRAVFEVSGVFNVFAKTYGSTNPINVVRATINGLKSIQSPNVVAKKRNKNINDFT
- the rplR gene encoding 50S ribosomal protein L18; translation: MSVFKKKLARMRRYSKSRNNFKRLQSIRLVVHRTSRNMYAQVISVDNFVIVSASTLEKNIRSKLLYTGNKVSSTLVGKEIAIRALKKGIKNVSFDRSGFKYHGRIKELADSARKHGLRF
- the rplF gene encoding 50S ribosomal protein L6 is translated as MSRIAKKPIFIPDNVYIKLKSNKIFIKGTYGSLEHIISKFVTVKYEKNLLTFCGNSNYYRSWMHAGTCRSLVNSMIYGVQNKFFKTLLLSGVGYRVSLNKNILSLYLGFSHKIEHCLPDGVDAVCDSLTKIVLSGINKQLVFQAAANLRAYRSPEPYKGKGICYKDETVIRKETKKK
- the rpsH gene encoding 30S ribosomal protein S8 produces the protein MSMQDSISDMFTKIRNGQFSRKVYVIVKFSNFKKSILKVLKKEGYISNYIIENNIKIFLKYFNGKPVIENIKKISKPSLRIYKNKKNIQKVISGLGISIISTSRGVITDFDARKLGIGGEILCTVY